In Onychomys torridus chromosome 15, mOncTor1.1, whole genome shotgun sequence, the following proteins share a genomic window:
- the Hspb3 gene encoding heat shock protein beta-3 — translation MAKIILRHLIETPVRYQEEFEARGLEDCRLDHALYALPGPTIEDLRKARGTPQALAEDSASTETPPREGKSRFRILLDVVQFLPEDIIIQTFEGWLLIKAQHGTRMDEHGFISRSFTRQYKLPDGVETKDLSAILCHDGILVVEVKDPLGTK, via the coding sequence ATGGCAAAAATCATCTTGAGGCACCTCATAGAGACCCCAGTGCGTTATCAGGAGGAGTTTGAAGCTCGAGGCTTGGAAGACTGCAGACTGGATCATGCCTTATATGCACTGCCCGGGCCAACCATCGAAGACCTGAGGAAAGCCAGAGGCACGCCAcaggctcttgcagaggactcagccTCCACGGAGACGCCACCCAGAGAAGGCAAATCCCGTTTCCGGATCCTGCTGGATGTGGTCCAGTTCCTTCCCGAGGATATCATCATCCAGACCTTCGAGGGCTGGCTGCTGATCAAAGCGCAGCACGGGACCAGAATGGACGAGCACGGCTTTATCTCCCGGAGTTTCACCAGACAGTACAAACTGCCAGATGGCGTCGAAACCAAGGATTTGTCTGCCATCCTCTGTCACGATGGAATTCTGGTAGTGGAGGTAAAGGACCCACTAGGGACCAAGTAA